A genomic region of Candidatus Rokuibacteriota bacterium contains the following coding sequences:
- the groES gene encoding co-chaperone GroES, with amino-acid sequence MKIRPLHDRILVKRVEEGEVKKGGIIIPDTAKEKPQEGKVIAVGNGKVNDEGKKIPLDVKAGDRILFGKYSGSEVKVEDEEYLIMREEDVLGIIG; translated from the coding sequence ATGAAGATTCGTCCGTTGCACGACCGCATCCTTGTCAAGCGCGTCGAGGAGGGTGAGGTGAAGAAGGGCGGCATCATCATCCCCGACACGGCCAAGGAGAAGCCCCAGGAGGGCAAGGTGATCGCCGTGGGGAATGGCAAGGTGAACGACGAAGGCAAGAAGATCCCACTCGACGTCAAGGCCGGCGACCGCATCCTGTTCGGCAAGTACTCCGGCTCGGAGGTGAAGGTCGAGGACGAGGAGTACCTGATCATGCGCGAAGAGGACGTGCTCGGCATCATCGGCTAG
- the groEL gene encoding chaperonin GroEL (60 kDa chaperone family; promotes refolding of misfolded polypeptides especially under stressful conditions; forms two stacked rings of heptamers to form a barrel-shaped 14mer; ends can be capped by GroES; misfolded proteins enter the barrel where they are refolded when GroES binds; many bacteria have multiple copies of the groEL gene which are active under different environmental conditions; the B.japonicum protein in this cluster is expressed constitutively; in Rhodobacter, Corynebacterium and Rhizobium this protein is essential for growth), whose amino-acid sequence MPKQVMFSDEGRAALLRGVNILSLAVKATMGPKGRNVVIDKKFGSPTITKDGVTVAKEIELKDNNEDMGAQMIKEVASKTSDIAGDGTTTATVLAQAIFREGLKNVTAGANPMGLKRGIDAAVDAVVGELKKLSKSTKDKKE is encoded by the coding sequence ATGCCCAAGCAGGTCATGTTCAGCGATGAGGGGCGGGCCGCCCTGCTCCGCGGAGTCAACATCCTGTCGTTGGCGGTCAAGGCCACCATGGGCCCCAAGGGGCGCAACGTGGTCATCGACAAGAAGTTCGGCAGCCCCACGATCACCAAGGACGGCGTGACCGTGGCGAAGGAGATCGAGCTGAAGGACAACAACGAGGACATGGGGGCCCAGATGATCAAGGAGGTGGCCTCCAAGACCTCGGACATCGCCGGGGACGGGACGACGACGGCGACGGTGCTGGCCCAGGCCATCTTCCGCGAGGGGCTGAAGAACGTGACGGCCGGCGCCAACCCCATGGGGCTCAAGCGCGGGATCGACGCCGCCGTCGACGCCGTCGTGGGCGAGCTGAAGAAGCTCTCGAAGTCGACGAAGGACAAGAAGGAGAT
- a CDS encoding D-glycerate dehydrogenase, whose product MADTASRPAILISRILPEESLQRARTRADVDLHTGNGPLPKGELAARLRGRGGLVCLITDTIDGALLAACPDLRVVSNVAVGFNNIDLAAATKRGVVVTNTPDVLTETTADFTWTLLMATARRLIEADRYVREGRFTQWELMVFLGGDVHGKTLGVVGFGRIGRAVARRALGFKMRVLYHDATPAGRAAEQELRASATDLGTLLRESDFVTLHTPLLPETHHLINARTLGMMKRTAYLINASRGPVVEEAALVEALREGRIAGAALDVYEHEPRVHSDLLGLPNVVLAPHIASASHDTRVQMANLAVENCLAVLEGRRPPTPVNPEVLERR is encoded by the coding sequence ATGGCTGACACGGCATCCAGGCCGGCAATCCTGATATCGAGAATCCTGCCCGAGGAATCCCTGCAACGGGCGCGGACGCGGGCCGACGTGGACCTGCACACGGGGAACGGGCCGCTGCCGAAGGGGGAGCTGGCCGCCCGCCTCAGAGGGCGGGGGGGGCTCGTCTGCCTCATCACCGACACCATCGACGGGGCCCTGCTGGCAGCCTGCCCCGATCTCCGCGTCGTCTCCAACGTGGCGGTGGGCTTCAACAACATCGACCTCGCCGCGGCGACCAAGCGAGGCGTGGTGGTCACCAACACCCCGGACGTGCTGACCGAGACCACGGCCGATTTCACCTGGACCCTGCTCATGGCCACAGCGAGACGCCTCATCGAGGCCGACCGCTACGTGCGGGAGGGCAGGTTCACCCAGTGGGAGCTCATGGTCTTCCTGGGCGGAGACGTTCACGGCAAGACGCTGGGGGTCGTCGGCTTCGGCCGGATCGGCCGGGCCGTGGCCCGGCGCGCCCTCGGCTTCAAGATGCGCGTCCTCTATCACGACGCCACCCCCGCGGGGCGGGCGGCGGAGCAGGAGCTCCGCGCCTCGGCGACGGACCTCGGGACCCTGCTGCGGGAGTCGGATTTCGTCACCCTCCACACCCCGCTGCTGCCCGAGACCCACCACCTGATCAACGCGCGAACCCTCGGGATGATGAAACGCACCGCCTACCTCATCAATGCCTCACGCGGCCCGGTGGTGGAGGAAGCGGCCCTCGTCGAGGCCCTCCGGGAAGGGCGGATCGCCGGGGCCGCCCTCGATGTCTACGAGCACGAGCCCAGGGTCCACTCCGATCTCCTGGGCCTGCCCAACGTCGTCCTCGCGCCCCATATCGCCAGCGCCTCACATGACACCCGGGTCCAGATGGCGAACCTCGCGGTGGAGAACTGCCTGGCCGTCCTGGAGGGCCGGAGGCCGCCGACTCCGGTGAACCCGGAGGTCCTCGAGCGCCGCTGA